One Roseimaritima multifibrata DNA window includes the following coding sequences:
- a CDS encoding nickel-dependent lactate racemase family protein: MTNSKPTVSLRSTLPVPASTDKVFQWNEAMDVGDAIKDPRLAVREAVESPVDFPAITKILVPEDSVTLAVDPNIPSLVEVVGGIVDSLPLADLGYVRILLSEEATEETIESLRVSLPEAVAVVRHQGDQQEDLAYLAANEAGDPLYLNKDLTHADFVLPVVLKRSATYLDSPWQAGGVSPALSDTTSRKRFRYERMMRPGTADKEAFQVSALLGFQLLVVAEVDSGGNLIRVRSGTVPGLEKEFGTEAAGQEIGEDLLHDLVLAYVDGDAQQQSWENLARSLDVARGEVRPGGTIVLVTALEEKPTGALRRLQEMRTGDEDDLRKFLLKVTDRQASTAALLLDAQREGRLLLYSKLPGERIEPLGLGAIEDATALQRVVDSHESCLIIRNAQFANGRKTKRKGS; encoded by the coding sequence ATGACAAACTCTAAACCGACTGTTTCCCTTCGTTCAACGCTCCCCGTTCCTGCCTCGACCGACAAGGTTTTCCAGTGGAATGAGGCAATGGACGTAGGGGACGCCATTAAGGATCCCCGTCTGGCGGTTCGTGAGGCAGTTGAATCCCCGGTGGATTTTCCTGCAATTACCAAAATCTTGGTGCCGGAAGACTCTGTCACCTTGGCCGTAGACCCCAATATTCCCTCCCTTGTGGAAGTGGTGGGTGGGATCGTTGATTCGCTGCCGCTGGCCGATTTAGGTTACGTCCGCATCCTGCTTAGTGAGGAGGCGACCGAGGAGACGATTGAGAGCCTTCGCGTGTCGTTGCCGGAAGCTGTTGCCGTCGTCCGTCACCAGGGGGACCAGCAGGAAGATCTGGCCTATCTGGCTGCCAATGAAGCGGGCGATCCGCTTTATTTAAACAAGGATCTGACCCATGCCGATTTTGTGTTGCCCGTGGTCTTAAAACGGTCCGCGACCTATTTGGATTCGCCGTGGCAGGCCGGGGGTGTTTCTCCAGCACTCTCCGACACCACCAGCCGCAAACGTTTCCGCTATGAACGGATGATGAGGCCCGGTACCGCCGACAAAGAAGCTTTTCAAGTGAGTGCGTTGCTTGGATTTCAGTTGCTTGTTGTGGCAGAGGTCGATTCGGGAGGGAATTTGATTCGGGTTCGATCCGGGACGGTGCCTGGGCTGGAAAAAGAATTTGGAACCGAAGCAGCGGGGCAAGAGATCGGTGAAGACTTGCTGCATGATTTGGTCCTGGCCTACGTGGACGGCGACGCCCAGCAGCAGAGCTGGGAGAATCTGGCTCGAAGTTTGGACGTCGCTCGCGGAGAGGTTCGCCCGGGAGGGACGATCGTGCTGGTAACGGCTCTTGAAGAGAAACCAACGGGAGCCCTTCGTCGTTTGCAGGAGATGCGTACAGGTGACGAAGATGACCTGCGAAAGTTCTTGCTGAAAGTGACCGACCGTCAAGCGTCAACGGCCGCGTTGTTATTGGACGCACAGCGTGAAGGTCGCCTGCTGCTGTATTCCAAATTGCCCGGCGAGCGGATTGAACCACTGGGACTGGGCGCGATCGAAGATGCGACCGCCCTGCAACGCGTTGTCGATTCCCATGAATCCTGCCTAATCATCCGAAATGCTCAGTTTGCCAACGGACGCAAAACGAAACGCAAGGGATCGTAG